From the genome of Neodiprion pinetum isolate iyNeoPine1 chromosome 3, iyNeoPine1.2, whole genome shotgun sequence, one region includes:
- the htt gene encoding huntingtin isoform X3: MTDGNIVKVQIVLYCEIKKNGTARTLRTALWRFAQLGHMIRPLKGKAYVANLIPCIVAIAQRSEESVIETLANSLPLILKTLGNFTTDSNVKTLLNAFCQNIPSTQAVFRRTAANMILTTCLNSRNPQAFLLHVLQYMIDTLVPITDDEDRVTTVIGVFGCLRIIIPHIDETSNLSQPDVPLHSFIQVYELCLHFARWHSDHNVVNAALETLAQLLQFPLKELVPILVSCQGITRSRIAMNENTARLSLGPMSGSNVTISGRNLDSTLNLFDPDIPEIKPTVEKWIVDSENVLPVIQRPHIKQADTNQVIGKKEKSLENYSSLIIGSLDSEGIEEESDTGSDIGKAERSPDLSLPSLQSKEDEYLDEVSSSVTSLHRTSSGVLYHECDIGMFTDADVPLKYCCRYLVSSFLLTGIPGQLIPDKIFRVSVKSLALTCIGHILRLYPNLLLSTIDKTPNSNAEQQYISDILLFANHMDPQIRGNVAMVIGYFLKAVFLQSGDKYRNMEIFLRSTVPDRMKDNILSLENLTALLLEGLKDESATTCRQTLLALNLCLTELIESANNKYALPILKALPLLVKNPYFLVKIKLVEVLSNLPYTTVEYITGGPHFQKNVISVMVELLGDQDQRVRHATATAIVQIVPLLYYQHPHENTVTRKASKLTERYLSDMISNPLENSSFQTGSNSSFNSLPKPFDSLCQQDGDEYDERIESVLSRIISLLTQKLVVGSSKYLNYGCCETLSLLSETFLTTIYPRAWDCLIPKPIVKKTYKRSNSRGDTINEAQPAGGPVAPTSNALISLTVSFLSSSPLSLDLSTHRHLMILAGNLASGMAVCNLKPNEPVNKSDSEPVKLWGLFKEKQIHQHFEQLLTHVVRILNTFVHVIDEVHLQHPNTKSALPPLPTAQALSPKRKLISDQKSKDKEEKTSSSKFGREQMGVFTNFPHYMKLYEILKAANTNYKSTLESEASKMYLSLLNATLQVLSQILEIATIHEAGRIAEEILHYLQTTVILSPTATVQCVQQLLKCLFGSNLSVRWIDPDYQKNFERINIFRDDSKGFYTQCFQTPARQMADMIKTIGNNCQSGNDPSSGWIGLIQRKGDRKMSSVFRSLSRYPDQKASVASFIRLFEPMVIKSLKQYTVTSCVSLQCRVLLLLSQLVQLRVNYCLLDQDQIFIGFVLKQFEFIEDGYIQETEELIPKIFNFLVQLSYEKYHSKVIIGIPKIIQLCDGLMASGQSPLTHCIPALVPLIEDIFLIRGSSSTVAEQKELETTRDVLVSMLLRLVEYHQVIQLLAACLTESRYSSDGNGEEKWTRWSRLTIDSILPVLASGKVRLESKEAHIALVKLFSAVSPTVFRPVDPLLKVLFIQTPMAQDSVLTMERWLGMVNVVLLALISYAKEEAMLARLSDLSLYNANFYSGSLYTSKEPMSDPLNVRSASAYDIAPEKVLARFLFKVIGLITSKVYDLVGLINYKNHDCYLGAANCVGSDNYLIQQFSFFLQLSIHMFESGSHCKVANAAMQMMQGRNVLQEDRLMLTELNFLMLQLASKCPILTCQWAYLMTLLSYSEMYFWEEILAKQSPNNAVRSTLSRYNPSAVNSDQTELTSNLCNINGEIVRKGSTILFCDYVCENINDAEPLTWLLVNHIEETISLAREPPVKELLAAAVHRNPAASGLLVQAIAARCLDLSKPSFVKRLLQCLEGTHQSQSGALILAMVPRLLTSKHLALCRLAAKIASRRAEVLLTLNTEDIKTQLPRDDFIEMMNILLSTRLAKKYGSLVSLLNKLGAQHYDLSPLELEQRRPFNPSSIKGIQLDRNWFYLQTKLRCCHNNRKYSLLESAELLGNMNYEDSLQIMSSNDFNSKIVKECFKLGIRYTVKKCQELGFSRNGEETDIVFEENDLYKAAKECLLQHVQNINELVPKQREIFHPVGRDMSTKEAKYAAKLSELMNDNVYWNTLLTIIPSVTVYIETLPVLVKYGLSEIDTKFEDVLAKFGLLCFEVIHWMIKECQNDKRKLNPEELESALRCAEAVLKNQNLHKAFGSNHYWVCTASATLTRIVEHFLASNQRLPVVNSCGLKPALENNETRPYAQACIEMAMLVAWLEKYQGEGTPDNIPLFLFNPIKSLIITVSREPLVNSFVLTPPLVWKHGWHVVGSGPTKCLVPLLSSESNLLHEVEVLEQFIYRLTLLGWTSRLQFEETWMALLSLLNITQNEGMSFDELAVSIQATSLAVQAITNLLTQTLLLPCPGNPVNSIFIHQSRDPQLSVHKINSQKLYLIQETLISKFEYVNESKSMHGLTLDHIFRRGNIERVSNRHQYSYSQFSLPYLWASCSLHEDKLSSSVLELKKYRNNVLESLSLDLNSCLHFLLELYSSWTMPRVNTPLRLLNEVTKSILAISELFTERFQYQWMLDTCLDLSRVHPIENEILHQYLVIAVCKATAVLTPLNGETLEKVKRLVETSLKSGFLPARVFALQGTLYLLQSAVFAGCEETMNIIHPLAIEYIQKHIDAQDSQGVLSQSEEHQGVMWALVFFLLEHAEDTPPDAEAPAVLELVLSLVNTQNISTSLHQTLLQGLERLVATRSVVGKVAEQIVKVAVDRLKQASPILALPALQLLLTCMYTGAAEKLNNPEIEEPLPDEEPEVLVQSIERTSAIFDRIKKGYPMEVEVLCAVLPGVLGDFFPPWEILTKVIGEFLSPQQPHPRLLSAVVFQVCERACNSAQLGLLQEWVVFSLPNFIQSLPIAMSTWCLSCFFISASTNPWLRAFFPHVQSRIGKYEYEDKKILCISAADFYQKLSNTNQKMAFVETFETAAKEPGTPFSDILASL; encoded by the exons ATGACAGATGGCAACATAGTGAAGGTACAAATCGTGTTATAttgcgaaataaaaaagaacgGTACTGCCCGAACATTAAGAACTGCACTATGGAGGTTCGCGCAGCTGGGGCACATGATCCGGCCGCTGAAAGGAAAGGCTTACGTGGCAAATCTGATACCTTGCATTGTAGCTATTGCTCAGCGTTCCGAAGAATCTGTTATCGAGACACTAGCCAATTCTTTACcattgattttgaaaactctggggaattttacaacagatAGCAATGTGAag actCTACTCAATGCATTCTGTCAAAACATACCTTCAACACAGGCTGTATTCCGCAGAACAGCAGCTAATATGATTCTTACGACTTGCTTGAACTCTCGAAATCCTCAGGCTTTCTTATTGCACGTTTTACAGTATATGATAG ATACTCTTGTGCCAATAACTGATGACGAAGACCgtgttacaacggtaattggAGTATTTGGCTGTCTAAGGATAATAATACCTCATATTGATGAAACATCAAATTTGAGCCAACCTGACGTCCCCCTTCATAGCTTTATACAGGTGTATGAGCTATGTCTACACTTTGCCAGGTGGCATTCCGATCACAATGTCGTCAATGCAGCGTTGGAGACCTTGGCTCAATTACTACAATTCCCTTTAAAAGAATTGGTTCCGATCTTGGTTTCCTGTCAAGGGATTACACGGAGCAGGATAgcaatgaatgaaaatacagCCCGCCTTTCTTTGGGACCGATGAGTGGTTCCAATGTAACAATATCTGGAAGAAATTTGGATTCGACATTAAATCTTTTCGATCCAGATATTCCTGAAATTAAACCAACCGTAGAGAAATGGATTGTTGATTCGGAGAATGTATTACCAGTGATTCAACGACCCCATATCAAACAAGCCGACACCAATCAAGTCATagggaaaaaggaaaagtcTTTGGAGAATTACAGCAGCCTGATCATCGGATCTCTTGACA GTGAGGGAATCGAGGAAGAGAGCGACACTGGAAGTGATATTGGGAAGGCGGAGCGTTCGCCTGATCTTAGTTTGCCGAGTTTACAATCTAAAGAAGACGAGTACTTGGACGAGGTATCATCGTCCGTAACATCTTTGCATAGAACATCGTCCGGAGTTCTATATCACGAATGTGACATAGGAATGTTCACTGACGCGGACGTACCACTAAAATATTGTTGTCGATACTTGGTGTCGTCGTTTCTGCTGACTGGAATTCCTGGTCAATTGATACCTGACAAAATATTTCGAGTTAGCGTTAAATCACTTGCTCTAACTTGCATTGGTCATATTTTACGACTTTATCCAAACTTACTTTTATCAACAATTGATAAAACGCCGAATAGCAATGCAGAACAACAATACATCAGCGATATATTACTTTTTGCTAATCATATGGATCCTCAAATAAGAGGGAATGTTGCCATGGTAATTGGATATTTTCTGAAAGCTGTTTTCCTTCAATCTGGTGATAAATACAGAAATATGGAAATATTTCTAAGGTCGACCGTACCTGATAGAATGAAGGATAATATCTTGTCGTTAGAAAATCTTACAGCGCTACTATTAGAG GGATTGAAGGACGAATCGGCTACAACATGCAGACAAACACTTTTAGCATTAAATCTATGTTTGACTGAACTGATAGAGTCGGCAAATAATAAGTATGCTTTACCAATTCTCAAAGCTCTGCCACTACTTGTTAAAAATCCATATTTTCTTGTTAAAATCAAGCTAGTCGAGGTTCTTAGCAATTTGCCATACACAACCGTCGAGTACATAACAGGTGGTccgcattttcaaaaaaatgttatctCGGTAATGGTTGAGTTATTGGGGGACCAAGATCAAAGGGTACGTCACGCTACAGCTACTGCTATTGTTCA gatTGTTCCCTTGCTGTACTATCAACATCCGCACGAAAACACAGTGACAAGGAAGGCGTCTAAATTAACTGAAAGATATTTATCCGATATGATATCGAACCCATTAGAAAATTCATCTTTCCAAACAGGAAGCAACTCATCGTTCAACAGTCTGCCAAAACCTTTCGATTCGTTATGTCAACAGGATGGAGATGAATATGACGAAAGAATAGAATCCGTACTATCGAGAATAATTAGTTTGCTTACGCAAAAACTGGTCGTAGGTTCGTCAAAGTACTTGAACTACGGGTGTTGTGAGACGCTTAGTTTACTCAGTGAAACATTCTTAACGACGATTTATCCAAGAGCCTGGGATTGTTTAATTCCAAAACCAATTGTCAAAAAGACATACAAGAGGTCCAACAGCCGTGGAGATACAATAAACGAAGCACAGCCAGCTGGAGGTCCTGTTGCACCCACAAGTAATGCATTGATATCCTTAACTGTGTCTTTTTTATCTTCGTCCCCGTTGAGCCTAGACCTTTCAACTCACAGACATTTGATGATTTTGGCTGGGAACTTGGCGTCAGGAATGGCTGTGTGCAATTTAAAGCCAAATGAACCTGTGAACAAAAGTGATTCCGAACCAGTTAAATTGTGGGGCTTGTTCAAGGAGAAACAAATTCATCAGCATTTCGAACAGCTCTTGACGCATGTCGTCAGAATTCTCAATACTTTTGTACATGTCATTGATGAGGTACATTTGCAGCATCCGAATACTAAATCTGCTCTGCCACCTCTGCCAACTGCTCAAGCATTATCTCCTAAAAGGAAATTGATTTCCGATCAGAAATCTAAAGATAAAGAGGAAAAGACATCCAGCTCGAAGTTCGGTCGGGAACAAATGGGCGTTTTTACCAATTTTCCACATTATATGAAATTGTACGAGATTTTAAAGGCTGCTAATACAAATTATAAATCTACATTAGAATCCGAAGCAAGTAAAATGTATCTCTCACTGTTGAATGCGACGTTACAAGTGTTATCCCAAATCTTGGAAATAGCGACTATACATGAAGCTGGCAGGATAGCGGaagaaatattacattatttgcaAACAACGGTTATTTTGTCTCCAACAGCAACGGTCCAATGTGTACAGCAGCTGCTCAAATGTTTGTTTGGAAGTAACTTGAGCGTTCGATGGATAGATCCagattatcagaaaaatttcgagagaATAAACATCTTTAGAGATGATTCCAAGGGTTTTTATACACAATGCTTTCAAACACCAGCAAGGCAAATGGCAGATATGATTAAAACTATCGGCAATAATTGTCAAAGTGGGAATGATCCTAGTTCTGG CTGGATAGGTCTCATTCAAAGAAAAGGGGACCGTAAAATGAGCTCAGTATTCAGAAGTTTGTCACGGTATCCCGATCAGAAAGCATCGGTTGCCTCATTTATTCGACTTTTCGAACCAATGGTCATCAAATCATTGAAACAATACACAGTCACAAGTTGCGTATCATTACAATGCAgagtgttgttgttgttaagTCAATTGGTACAACTACGGGTGAATTACTGTTTGTTGGACCAGGATCAGATATTTATTGGCTTCGTTCTAAAGCAGTTTGAATTTATCGAGGACGGATACATTCAGGAAACTGAAGAATTAAtaccaaaaatatttaactttCTTGTTCAGCTGTCTTATGAGAAATATCACTCCAAGGTGATAATTGGCATCCCGAAGATAATTCAGTTATGCGATGGACTCATGGCCAGTGGACAGTCACCTCTAACTCACTGCATCCCGGCTCTTGTACCTTTAATTGAAGACATATTTCTTATCAGGGGTTCAAGTTCAACGGTGGCAGAACAAAAGGAATTGGAAACAACCAGAGATGTTTTAGTATCTATGTTGCTAAGATTAGTCGAGTATCATCAGGTAATCCAATTGCTAGCCGCCTGTTTAACGGAATCAAGATACAGCAGCGATGGTAACGGTGAAGAAAAGTGGACACGATGGTCTAGGCTGACCATAGATTCAATTCTACCCGTTCTAGCTTCTGGTAAAGTCAGACTCGAGTCCAAGGAGGCTCACATCGCACTAGTCAAGCTTTTCTCAGCTGTGTCGCCAACAGTATTCAGACCGGTCGATCCGTTGCTCAAAGTATTGTTCATTCAAACACCAATGGCACAAGATTCCGTTCTGACTATGGAACGCTGGCTGGGAATGGTAAACGTGGTTTTACTTGCTTTAATATCATATGCCAAAGAAGAAGCCATGCTTGCTCGACTCTCGGATTTGAGCTTGTACAATGCCAACTTTTATTCTGGTTCTCTGTACACCTCAAAGGAACCAATGTCCGATCCGTTGAATGTGAGAAGTGCGTCCGCATACGACATTGCGCCAGAGAAAGTATTAGCCAGGTTCCTATTTAAAGTTATTGGCTTGATTACATCCAAGGTGTACGATCTAGTTGGTCTTATCAATTACAAAAACCACGATTGCTATCTGGGTGCTGCTAATTGTGTAGGAAGCGACAACTATTTGatacaacaattttcattctttttacAATTGAGTATTCACATGTTCGAGTCTGGTAGCCACTGTAAAGTTGCTAATGCCGCAATGCAAATGATGCAAGGGCGAAACGTACTCCAGGAAGACAGGTTAATGTTAAccgaattgaattttctaatgCTCCAATTAGCGAGCAAATGTCCTATACTGACGTGCCAGTGGGCATATCTGATGACGCTTCTTAGTTACAGTGAAATGTACTTTTGGGAAGAGATTTTAGCCAAACAGTCACCAAATAATGCGGTACGTTCAACTCTCAGCAGGTACAACCCGAGTGCTGTGAACTCCGACCAAACAGAGCTAACGAGCAACCTGTGCAACATTAATGGAGAAATTGTAAGGAAAGGCAGCACCATACTATTCTGTGACTATGTATGTGAGAATATTAACGATGCCGAACCACTAACCTGGCTGTTGGTAAATCATATTGAGGAAACTATATCTCTCGCTAGAGAACCTCCAGTAAAAGAACTCCTGGCCGCGGCGGTTCATAGGAATCCGGCAGCGAGTGGTCTCCTTGTTCAGGCGATAGCTGCTAGGTGCTTAGATCTGTCAAAGCCTAGTTTTGTAAAAAGATTGCTTCAGTGCTTGGAAGGTACCCACCAGTCTCAAAGCGGAGCTCTAATTTTGGCAATGGTACCAAGACTACTCACTTCGAAACATTTAGCATTGTGTAGACTCGCGGCAAAAATTGCTAGTCGAAGGGCTGAAGTTTTGCTAACATTGAATACTGAGGACATTAAGACGCAGTTGCCTAGAGACGATTTCATAGAGATGATGAACATTTTGTTATCGACGAGATTGGCGAAGAAATATGGTAGCCTAGTTAGCTTGCTGAACAAACTCGGTGCTCAACACTACGATTTGTCACCGTTGGAATTAGAACAGCGTCGGCCTTTCAATCCGTCGAGCATCAAGGGTATCCAGCTTGATAGGAACTGGTTTTATCTTCAGACTAAACTTCGTTGTTGTcataataatagaaaatacagtttaCTAGAATCTGCTGAACTACTGGGTAATATGAACTATGAAGACTCTTTGCAAATTATGTCCTCTAATgattttaattcaaaaatcgtcAAGGAGTGCTTCAAGTTGGGCATTAGATATACAgttaaaaaatgtcaagagCTTGGATTCAGTAGAAACGGTGAAGAAACTGATATTGTGTTCGAAGAAAACGATCTCTACAAAGCGGCAAAGGAATGCTTACTGCAACATGTACAGAATATCAACGAACTCGTGCCTAAacaacgtgaaatttttcatcccgtAGGTCGAGACATGAGTACTAAGGAGGCTAAATACGCAGCCAAACTTTCGGAGCTAATGAACGACAATGTTTACTGGAATACTTTGCTTACAATTATTCCATCCGTTACTGTATACATTGAAACATTACCAGTGCTAGTGAAATATGGTCTGTCAGAGATCGATACGAAATTCGAGGATGTTTTGGCAAAGTTCGGACTGCTCTGTTTTGAAGTGATACACTGGATGATTAAGGAATGTCAAAATGACAAGAGAAAATTAAACCCAGAAGAATTGGAGTCGGCATTAAGGTGCGCTGAGGCAGTATTGAAGAATCAGAATCTGCATAAAGCATTTGGCAGTAATCATTACTGGGTTTGTACTGCGTCAGCGACTTTGACAAGGATTGTCGAACATTTTTTGGCTTCTAATCAGCGTCTTCCAGTCGTCAACAGTTGCGGACTAAAACCAGCActagaaaataatgaaacaagACCTTACGCACAAGCCTGTATAGAAATGGCAATGCTTGTTGCTTGGCTGGAAAAATATCAAGGCGAGGGTACTCCGGATAACATTCCATTATTCTTATTCAATCCAATTAAAAGTCTGATTATAACTGTGAGCAGAGAACCTTTAGTCAATTCTTTTGTTCTCACTCCTCCGCTAGTTTGGAAGCATGGCTGGCACGTAGTCGGCTCAGGTCCCACCAAATGTCTTGTGCCGTTGTTATCTTCTGAGTCAAATTTGTTGCACGAAGTCGAGGTACTTGAACAGTTTATTTATCGATTGACATTGTTAGGATGGACCTCCAGGCTTCAGTTTGAGGAAACGTGGATGGCGTTGTTGAGTTTATTAAATATCACTCAAAATGAGGGCATGTCGTTCGATGAATTAGCTGTTTCCATTCAAGCGACTAGCTTGGCTGTTCAAGCTATAACCAATCTGTTGACCCAGACATTGCTTTTGCCGTGTCCCGGGAATCCGGTAAACAGCATTTTCATTCACCAGTCAAGAGATCCACAGCTTTCTGTGCATAAAATTAACTCTCAGAAACTGTACTTGATACAAGAAACCCTGATATCAAAGTTTGAGTATGTTAATGAATCCAAAAGTATGCATGGGTTGACTCTAGATCACATTTTTCGCCGAGGGAACATTGAACGGGTTTCTAACAGGCATCAATACAGTTACAGTCAGTTTTCTCTACCTTATTTATGGGCGTCATGCTCTCTGCACGAAGACAAACTCAGCTCTAGTGTTTTGGAGTTAAAGAAATATCGTAACAACGTTTTGGAGTCTTTATCTTTGGACCTAAATTCTTGTCTCCACTTTTTGCTGGAGCTCTACTCGTCATGGACTATGCCACGCGTAAACACACCCCTGAGATTATTAAACGAAGTGACCAAATCAATACTAGCTATCTCAGAATTATTTACAGAGAGATTTCAGTATCAATGGATGCTTGATACTTGCTTGGATTTGTCCAGGGTTCATCCAATCGAGAATGAAATCTTACATCAGTATCTCGTTATTGCAGTGTGTAAAGCTACTGCTGTTCTCACCCCACTA aatGGTGAAACTcttgaaaaagtgaaacgTTTGGTAGAGACAAGTTTAAAATCTGGTTTCCTACCAGCCAGAGTCTTTGCCTTGCAAGGAACCCTTTATCTCTTGCAAAGTGCTGTATTTGCCGGCTGTGAAGAAACTATGAATATTATCCATCCATTAGCCATAGAGTATATTCAGAAGCACATAGATGCTCAAGATTCGCAAGG TGTTCTCAGCCAGAGTGAAGAGCATCAAGGAGTAATGTGGGCTCTAGTCTTTTTCCTGTTGGAGCATGCCGAAGATACGCCGCCAGACGCAGAAGCTCCGGCAGTGCTGGAACTGGTGCTTTCTCTGGTCAATactcaaaatatttcaacttcTCTTCACCAAACGTTGTTACAA GGTTTGGAGCGATTAGTTGCAACAAGGAGTGTAGTTGGTAAAGTTGCAGAACAAATCGTGAAAGTTGCAGTTGATAGACTGAAACAGGCGAGTCCGATTCTGGCATTACCTGCTTTGCAGTTACTGCTAACTTGTATGTATACTGGTGCAGCCGAGAAGTTGAACAATCCAGAGATTGAGGAACCTTTACCCGACGAGGAGCCTGAAGTATTGGTGCAGTCTATCGAAAGAACGTCTGCAATTTTTGATCGAATCAAAAAGGGATACCCTATGGAAGTCGAGGTGTTATGTGCAGTTCTACCAGGTGTTCTTGGCGATTTTTTCCCACCCTGGGAAATTCTCACCAAAGTAATTGGGGAATTTTTATCACCTCAACAACCTCATCCCAGATTATTATCTGCTGTTGTTTTCCAG GTATGTGAAAGAGCTTGCAACAGCGCACAACTGGGACTACTGCAGGAATGGGTAGTTTTCAGCTTACCAAACTTCATACAGAGTTTACCAATCGCAATGTCAACGTGGTGTTTGTCTTGTTTCTTTATTAGTGCATCGACAAATCCCTGGCTCAGAGCATT CTTTCCACATGTACAGTCAAGAATTGGAAAGTACGAATacgaggataaaaaaattctctgcaTATCGGCAGCTGATTTTTACCAGAAG CTCTCAAACACTAATCAAAAGATGGCATTCGTTGAGACTTTTGAAACAGCGGCAAAGGAACCAGGCACTCCATTCAGTGATATTTTAGCATCTCTATAA